The DNA window TCCTACGGGACGTACTGGGCACTCCGCTACCTGCAGCTCTTCCCCGAGCAGCCGACGGCGGTGGTGCTCGACTCGGTGGTGTCGCCCGGGGTGCAGCATCTGTCGCGCTTCGACGAGCAGTACGATCCCGTGGGCCGCGAGGTCGCGGCGGCGTGTGCTGCGGATCCCGCCTGCGCGGCGCGGCTGGGGGATGACCCGTGGGCGCGCATCGAGACGCTGTACGAGCAGCTCGACGCGGGGCATTGCGGGCTGCTGGGGCTGGACCGGCCGCTGGTGCGCAGCACCCTCGCGTTCCTGGTCCGGGGGATCGTGAGTCGACGGGCGATCATGCCGACCATCCACCGGATGCTGCGTTGCAATGCGGCGGACCAGGCTGCGCTCGGGCACCTGTACTCCTACCTGTTCGGGGAACCTGCCGAGGGTCGTGGCTTCTCTCAGATCTTGCAGAACCATGTCTCCCTCTCGGAGCTGTGGGAGGTTCCGACGCCGAGCAACGAGACGCTCCAGGCGCGTGCGGACGCGGCGCTCTTCAGTCCTGATCTCGGTCCGTGGTTCGCCGACGTGAACGAGGTGTGGCCGCGCTACGCGCGCGATGAGTTCGTGGACCGCTGGCCGGAGACCGACGTGCCCATCCTGATGCTGAACGGGACGATGGATCCGCAGACGCCCATCGAAACGGCGCGCGTGGCCGGAGAGCGGCTGCGGGGGCCAGGGCAGACGTTCGTGGCCATCCCGCGGATGGTGCACGGGGTGTTGCTCATGCCGTCCCCTGCGTCCGCCACGCTCTCGTGTGGTGCAGCGCTCACCTTCGACTTCCTGAAGGATCCTGGCGCTGCACCCGATACGTCGTGCGTCGACGAGCTGCCGCCGATCGATTTCGAGCTGTCCGAAGAGCTATCC is part of the Chondromyces crocatus genome and encodes:
- a CDS encoding alpha/beta fold hydrolase, with protein sequence MRTRLLEKSGCPKYALHAVVACGRRRKAGGEGMVRTGARHWLGVMVSMACVAMGTGCAEDKEEAEPRPTPPLANEPETIAWGACPAFFQTECATVELPLHHDRPDGEKLPVFVARRASGRPDATQLWLLNGGPGGSGADFYEIIDVMAEYLPDFDIYTLDHRGVGQSARLTCPAESAGSPGGAGILATEWEGCFQHLDETWGDGLSAFTTSEAARDLGALIARTRAPEQRAMVWGVSYGTYWALRYLQLFPEQPTAVVLDSVVSPGVQHLSRFDEQYDPVGREVAAACAADPACAARLGDDPWARIETLYEQLDAGHCGLLGLDRPLVRSTLAFLVRGIVSRRAIMPTIHRMLRCNAADQAALGHLYSYLFGEPAEGRGFSQILQNHVSLSELWEVPTPSNETLQARADAALFSPDLGPWFADVNEVWPRYARDEFVDRWPETDVPILMLNGTMDPQTPIETARVAGERLRGPGQTFVAIPRMVHGVLLMPSPASATLSCGAALTFDFLKDPGAAPDTSCVDELPPIDFELSEELSMILFGTEDAWGDGPPQRNDAASRAVGVGAARLDREAISRRLREVRPLGEDLVRRRSLR